Proteins co-encoded in one Armatimonadota bacterium genomic window:
- the rhaD gene encoding bifunctional rhamnulose-1-phosphate aldolase/short-chain dehydrogenase: MRPAWSEAEVHGRTPLEQLVYRSRLLGQDPTIVNWKGGNTSAKAEEVDHTGRRVRTLWIKGSGSDMRTATVRDFAGLRLDEVLLLEARDHLSDEEMVDYLQRCLLRPDYPRPSIETLLHAFLPFAHVDHTHPDAVIAFCTADRGEAVTREVFGDAVLWIPYQRPGFALSKAVAAAVRRHPQARAVFLAKHGLVTWGEDARSCYEATLAIVAQAEEAIARRRPRVPFGGLRVTPAAERERRRLLTHLLPRVRGVVSQRRPAILHVDTTPDVMAFVCSEQLTTLATVGAACPDHLVHTKHRPCIVPAGAEAGPEGLAGAAVAAVKEYAAAYERYQATHRRPGDPEGDPFPRVLLLPGLGMVTTGPTKEAAARTADLYHRAIAVMAGAEALGTFTSLTDREAYDVEFWPLELYKLTLAPPPRELHGRVALVTGGAGAIGRAVAERLAQEGAHVALLDIDADGAAAVAAELRERFGEGRALGLPGDVTDEAAVQAAYERLVLEYGGVDIVVNNAGVALARPVEETSADEWDRLFAVLARGYFLVAREAFRVLRAQGRGGALVFVTSKNALLAGRNSAAYNAAKAAEQHLMRSLAEEGGEAGIRVNAVAPDAVLRGSRIWSGTWRQQRARDYGVEETELEAFYRARTTLKVNVFPEDVAEAVYFLVSPRSAKTTGCTITVDGGVPGAYTR, encoded by the coding sequence ATGCGGCCGGCGTGGTCGGAGGCGGAGGTCCACGGACGCACTCCCCTGGAGCAGCTCGTCTACCGCTCCCGGCTCCTGGGACAGGACCCCACCATCGTCAACTGGAAGGGCGGCAACACCTCGGCCAAGGCGGAGGAGGTGGACCACACCGGGCGCCGGGTGCGCACGCTGTGGATCAAGGGCAGCGGCTCGGACATGCGCACCGCCACCGTGCGCGACTTCGCCGGCCTGCGCCTGGACGAGGTCCTGCTGCTCGAAGCACGGGACCACCTCTCCGACGAGGAGATGGTGGACTACCTCCAGCGCTGCCTCCTGCGGCCCGACTACCCCCGACCGTCCATCGAGACGCTCCTGCACGCCTTCCTGCCCTTCGCCCACGTCGACCACACCCACCCCGACGCGGTGATCGCCTTCTGCACCGCCGACCGCGGCGAGGCGGTGACGCGCGAGGTCTTCGGCGATGCCGTCCTCTGGATCCCCTACCAGCGCCCCGGCTTTGCCCTCAGCAAGGCGGTGGCCGCGGCGGTGCGCCGCCACCCCCAGGCCCGGGCGGTCTTCCTGGCCAAGCACGGCCTGGTGACGTGGGGGGAGGACGCGCGCAGCTGCTACGAGGCCACCCTGGCGATCGTCGCCCAGGCGGAGGAGGCCATCGCCCGCCGCCGGCCCCGCGTGCCCTTCGGCGGCCTCCGGGTCACGCCCGCAGCCGAACGGGAACGGCGGCGCCTCCTCACCCACCTGCTGCCCCGGGTGCGCGGGGTGGTGAGCCAGCGCCGGCCGGCCATCCTCCACGTCGACACCACCCCCGACGTGATGGCCTTCGTGTGCAGCGAGCAGCTCACCACCCTGGCCACCGTCGGTGCGGCCTGCCCCGACCACCTGGTGCACACCAAGCACCGGCCGTGCATCGTGCCGGCCGGGGCCGAGGCCGGGCCGGAGGGCCTGGCAGGCGCGGCGGTGGCCGCCGTCAAGGAGTACGCGGCGGCGTACGAGCGCTACCAGGCCACCCACCGCCGGCCGGGCGACCCCGAGGGGGACCCCTTCCCGCGCGTCCTCCTCCTCCCCGGGCTCGGCATGGTCACCACCGGCCCCACCAAGGAGGCGGCGGCGCGCACGGCCGACCTCTACCACCGCGCCATCGCCGTCATGGCCGGCGCCGAGGCACTGGGCACCTTCACCTCCCTCACGGACCGCGAGGCCTACGACGTGGAGTTCTGGCCCCTCGAGCTCTACAAACTCACCCTGGCGCCGCCTCCGCGCGAGCTGCACGGCCGCGTCGCCCTGGTGACCGGAGGCGCCGGGGCCATCGGGCGGGCGGTGGCCGAGCGCCTGGCGCAGGAAGGCGCGCACGTGGCACTGCTCGACATCGACGCGGACGGGGCCGCGGCGGTGGCGGCGGAGCTGCGGGAGCGCTTCGGCGAGGGACGCGCGCTCGGCCTCCCCGGTGACGTCACCGACGAGGCGGCAGTCCAGGCGGCCTACGAGCGCCTCGTGCTGGAGTACGGCGGCGTGGACATCGTGGTGAACAACGCCGGCGTGGCGCTGGCCCGGCCGGTGGAGGAGACCTCCGCCGACGAGTGGGATCGCCTCTTCGCCGTGCTGGCGCGCGGCTACTTCCTCGTCGCCCGGGAGGCGTTCCGGGTGCTGCGGGCCCAGGGCCGGGGCGGGGCGCTCGTCTTCGTCACCAGCAAGAACGCTCTCCTGGCCGGGCGCAACAGCGCCGCCTACAACGCCGCCAAGGCGGCGGAGCAGCACCTGATGCGCTCGCTGGCCGAGGAGGGGGGCGAGGCCGGCATCCGCGTGAACGCCGTGGCCCCCGATGCGGTGCTGCGCGGCTCGCGCATCTGGTCGGGGACCTGGCGCCAGCAGCGGGCGCGGGACTACGGGGTGGAGGAGACGGAGCTGGAGGCCTTCTACCGGGCCCGCACCACGCTCAAGGTGAACGTCTTCCCGGAGGACGTGGCGGAGGCGGTCTACTTCCTCGTCTCACCGCGGTCGGCGAAGACGACGGGGTGCACCATCACCGTGGACGGCGGCGTCCCGGGCGCGTACACGCGCTGA
- the rhaI gene encoding L-rhamnose isomerase, translated as MRDAAYTVLERQLTDRGVDVARVRAALRSLQIETPSWGYGDSGTRFAVFPWPGAARTIWEKLEDAALVHRLTGVCPSVAIHIPWDAVDDYGRLREAARQLGLRIGAVNPNLFQEAAYRLGSVCHPDPAVRRRAAAHMLECIEVARAVGSDLLSLWFADGTNYPGQDDFRARRQRLAEALAEVYAAMPDGMRMLLEYKFFEPAFYHTDLADWGMAYLLAVRLGPRAQVLVDTGHHPQGTNIEHLVAVLLDEGRLGGFHFNSRKYGDDDLIVGAINPFELFLIFTELVAAAEDPDPTVADGARRVAYMLDQSHNVEGKIEAVLLSVEQVQRAYARALLVDRAALRRAQAEGDVLGAHRLLLEAYETDVRPLLHVVREELGAPADPVAAFRQGGYAARLAAARGAGRQGAGPGGNPFATGSASAADSAPAADGAAGPGGTLGA; from the coding sequence ATGCGCGACGCAGCCTACACCGTGCTGGAACGGCAGCTGACCGACCGGGGGGTGGACGTGGCCCGGGTGCGGGCGGCGCTGCGGAGCCTGCAGATCGAGACCCCGTCGTGGGGGTACGGGGACTCGGGCACGCGCTTCGCCGTCTTCCCCTGGCCGGGCGCGGCGCGCACGATCTGGGAGAAGCTGGAGGACGCCGCCCTGGTCCACCGCCTGACCGGGGTTTGCCCCTCCGTGGCCATCCACATCCCTTGGGACGCCGTGGACGACTACGGACGGTTGCGCGAGGCGGCGCGGCAGCTCGGCCTGCGCATCGGCGCGGTCAACCCCAACCTCTTCCAGGAGGCGGCCTACCGGCTGGGCAGCGTCTGCCACCCCGATCCGGCGGTGCGGCGGCGCGCGGCGGCGCACATGCTCGAGTGCATCGAGGTGGCGCGCGCCGTCGGGTCGGACCTGCTGAGCCTGTGGTTCGCCGACGGGACCAACTACCCGGGACAGGACGACTTCCGCGCCCGCCGGCAGCGGCTGGCCGAGGCGCTGGCCGAGGTCTACGCGGCCATGCCGGACGGGATGCGCATGCTCCTGGAGTACAAGTTCTTCGAGCCGGCCTTCTACCACACCGACCTGGCGGACTGGGGGATGGCCTACCTGCTGGCGGTGCGCCTGGGGCCGCGCGCGCAGGTCCTGGTGGACACCGGCCACCACCCCCAGGGGACCAACATCGAGCACCTGGTGGCGGTGCTGCTGGACGAGGGGCGCCTGGGCGGCTTCCACTTCAACAGCCGCAAGTATGGCGACGACGACTTGATCGTGGGAGCGATCAACCCCTTCGAGCTCTTCCTCATCTTCACCGAGCTCGTGGCCGCCGCCGAGGACCCGGACCCGACCGTCGCGGACGGGGCGCGGCGCGTCGCCTACATGCTCGACCAGTCACACAACGTCGAGGGGAAGATCGAGGCCGTCCTGCTCTCGGTGGAGCAGGTGCAGCGCGCTTACGCCCGCGCCCTGCTCGTGGACCGGGCGGCGCTGCGCCGCGCGCAGGCCGAGGGGGATGTCCTCGGCGCGCACCGCCTCCTGCTGGAGGCGTACGAGACGGACGTGCGTCCGTTGCTGCACGTCGTGCGGGAGGAGCTGGGAGCGCCAGCCGATCCGGTCGCCGCCTTCCGCCAGGGCGGCTATGCCGCGCGGCTGGCCGCGGCCCGCGGGGCGGGACGGCAGGGCGCGGGGCCGGGCGGCAACCCCTTCGCGACCGGGAGCGCCTCCGCGGCTGACAGTGCTCCCGCGGCCGATGGTGCCGCCGGCCCGGGCGGCACGTTGGGAGCCTGA
- a CDS encoding rhamnulokinase family protein, translating into MATLRLLAIDLGAESGRCMAGDFDGERVTLSEVHRFPNGPVALPDGLHWDVLRLFEELKAGIRRARRLGAPPAAVGLDTWGVDFALLDRRGGLVHNPYHYRDRRTEGMVEEACRRVPREEIFAHTGIQFMPINALYQLLAMVVHRDPGLEIAATFLMIPDLFAYWLAGEVTCEFTDATTSQCYDPRAGGWAATLLERLGIPTHIFPRVIPPATVLGPLRPVVADEVGGTLQVIAPATHDTASAVAAVPADEPDFAYISSGTWSLVGAELPHPLITPESLADNFTNEGGLGGTFRFLRNVMGLWLLQECRRRWAQEEALTYERLAEEAAAAPPFGALIDPDEERFLRPTDMPARIREYCRETGQRVPQSRGEVVRCVLESLALKYRWVIERLDRLLGRRTRVVHVVGGGSQNAMLCQFTADATGRLVRAGPAEATSLGNILAQAWALGHLSSLRDLRAVVRRSVREAVYEPRPSEGWEEAYARLRRLLGEG; encoded by the coding sequence GTGGCCACGCTGCGCCTGCTGGCCATCGACCTGGGCGCCGAGAGCGGACGATGCATGGCCGGCGACTTCGACGGCGAGCGCGTGACCCTCTCGGAGGTCCACCGCTTCCCCAACGGCCCGGTGGCGCTGCCGGACGGCCTGCACTGGGACGTCCTGCGCCTCTTCGAGGAGCTGAAGGCGGGGATCCGCCGGGCCCGGCGCCTGGGGGCGCCACCGGCGGCGGTCGGGTTGGACACCTGGGGGGTCGACTTCGCCCTCCTCGACCGCCGCGGCGGACTGGTCCACAACCCCTACCACTACCGCGACCGCCGCACCGAGGGCATGGTCGAGGAGGCGTGCCGTCGCGTGCCCCGCGAGGAGATCTTCGCCCACACCGGCATCCAGTTCATGCCGATCAACGCGCTCTACCAGCTGCTGGCCATGGTGGTGCACCGGGACCCCGGGCTCGAGATCGCCGCCACCTTCCTGATGATCCCCGACCTCTTCGCCTACTGGCTGGCCGGCGAGGTGACCTGCGAGTTCACCGACGCCACCACCAGCCAGTGCTACGACCCTCGGGCCGGCGGCTGGGCCGCCACCCTCCTGGAGCGTCTGGGCATTCCCACGCACATCTTCCCGCGGGTGATCCCGCCGGCGACGGTGCTCGGCCCCCTGCGCCCCGTGGTGGCCGACGAGGTGGGTGGGACCCTGCAGGTGATCGCCCCGGCCACCCACGACACCGCCTCGGCGGTGGCCGCCGTCCCGGCGGACGAACCGGACTTCGCCTACATCAGCTCCGGCACGTGGTCCCTCGTCGGTGCGGAACTCCCGCACCCCCTGATCACCCCGGAGAGCCTGGCCGACAACTTCACCAACGAAGGAGGGCTCGGCGGCACCTTCCGCTTCCTGCGCAACGTCATGGGCCTGTGGCTCCTCCAGGAGTGCCGGCGCCGCTGGGCCCAGGAGGAGGCGCTGACCTACGAGCGCCTGGCCGAGGAAGCCGCCGCCGCCCCGCCCTTCGGCGCCCTCATCGACCCCGACGAGGAGCGCTTCCTGCGCCCGACCGACATGCCGGCACGCATCCGCGAGTACTGCCGGGAAACCGGGCAGCGGGTCCCCCAGAGCCGTGGCGAGGTGGTGCGCTGCGTCCTGGAGTCGCTGGCGCTCAAGTACCGCTGGGTCATCGAGCGCCTGGACCGTCTCCTGGGGCGGCGCACGCGCGTGGTGCACGTGGTGGGCGGGGGCTCGCAGAACGCCATGCTCTGCCAGTTCACGGCCGACGCCACAGGGCGCCTGGTGCGCGCCGGTCCGGCCGAGGCCACCTCCCTCGGCAACATCCTGGCCCAGGCCTGGGCGCTCGGACACCTGAGCTCGCTGCGGGACCTGCGGGCGGTGGTGCGCCGCTCCGTCAGGGAGGCGGTCTACGAGCCCAGGCCCTCCGAGGGGTGGGAGGAGGCGTACGCGCGCCTGCGGCGGCTGCTGGGGGAGGGGTGA
- a CDS encoding ribokinase, giving the protein MASPHPPAPQLVVIGSLNMDLTVRVPRLPGRGETVVGSDFFTAHGGKGANQAVAAARLGARVRLVGRVGRDAFGAELQQALAAEGIDAAAVRHSDRPTGVALIVVEEGGQNLIAVAPGANGDVRPEDVEALDLPDGVWVGAVLEVPDGATVAAFRRARAVGGRTLLNAAPSRPFAGELWRLTDVLVVNEGEAGTLAGRPVGDAAEALEAARVLRERGPRTVAVTLGRQGAVLLGEREAWHVPAVPVDAVDATGAGDAWVAALTVGLAEGRSLVEAGVLASAAGALAASRPGAQPSLPARAEVEALAARAPRPVQLT; this is encoded by the coding sequence ATGGCCTCCCCACACCCGCCCGCACCGCAACTCGTCGTCATCGGCAGCCTGAACATGGACCTCACGGTCCGCGTCCCGCGCCTGCCGGGGCGGGGCGAGACCGTTGTGGGCTCCGACTTCTTCACCGCCCACGGCGGCAAGGGCGCCAACCAGGCGGTGGCGGCGGCGCGGCTCGGCGCGCGCGTGCGCCTGGTCGGCCGCGTCGGCCGCGACGCCTTCGGGGCGGAGCTCCAGCAGGCGCTGGCGGCCGAAGGGATCGACGCCGCCGCGGTGCGCCACTCCGACCGTCCCACGGGGGTGGCGCTCATCGTCGTGGAGGAGGGCGGCCAGAACCTCATCGCCGTGGCCCCCGGAGCAAACGGGGACGTGCGCCCGGAGGACGTCGAGGCGCTCGACCTGCCGGACGGGGTGTGGGTGGGGGCGGTGCTGGAGGTGCCCGACGGGGCCACCGTCGCCGCCTTCCGCCGCGCCCGCGCGGTCGGAGGGCGCACCCTGCTCAACGCCGCCCCCTCGCGTCCGTTTGCCGGGGAATTGTGGCGGCTCACCGACGTGCTGGTGGTGAACGAGGGTGAGGCGGGCACGCTGGCGGGGCGCCCGGTGGGCGACGCCGCAGAGGCCCTCGAGGCCGCCCGGGTCCTCCGCGAGCGCGGGCCGCGCACCGTGGCCGTCACGCTGGGTCGGCAGGGTGCGGTGCTGCTCGGGGAGCGCGAGGCCTGGCACGTGCCGGCCGTCCCCGTGGACGCGGTGGACGCCACGGGTGCGGGAGACGCCTGGGTGGCCGCGCTGACCGTGGGGCTGGCGGAGGGGCGGTCGCTGGTCGAGGCGGGGGTGCTGGCGTCGGCCGCGGGAGCGCTGGCGGCCTCGCGCCCGGGGGCGCAGCCGTCGCTGCCCGCGCGCGCCGAGGTCGAGGCGCTCGCCGCCCGGGCACCGCGTCCTGTCCAGCTGACCTGA
- a CDS encoding aldolase, with the protein MPSGRALRLHRILDPRTERGIVVAFDHGLFLGPVPGVEDVVAAMRRVAEGGPDALQVSPGAAAAAGAIFHGRGAPALVLRLDASNTWRSTAPPRAPYRVPVATPADAVRLGADAVVAFLFTGYAEDREEGANLQDVGRLASACRALGLPLVVEPLAVAPGKHLVNPPEVVELMARIAWEAGADLLKVDYTGSRETFSRVVRAAAVPVLVRGGPRTETAADALAMVAEALEAGARGVVFGRNVWQHDDPAGMVRALRRIVHEGAGVGAALRELAPAGRS; encoded by the coding sequence ATGCCGAGCGGCAGAGCGCTACGGTTGCACCGCATCCTCGACCCCCGGACCGAGCGGGGGATCGTCGTGGCCTTCGACCACGGCCTCTTCCTCGGCCCCGTCCCCGGGGTGGAAGACGTCGTGGCGGCGATGCGCCGCGTCGCCGAGGGCGGGCCCGACGCCCTCCAGGTCTCGCCCGGCGCGGCCGCCGCCGCCGGCGCCATCTTCCACGGCCGCGGGGCGCCGGCGCTGGTGCTGCGCCTGGACGCCAGCAACACCTGGCGCTCCACCGCCCCACCCCGCGCGCCGTACCGCGTCCCGGTGGCCACCCCGGCCGACGCCGTCCGCCTGGGCGCCGACGCGGTGGTGGCCTTCCTCTTCACCGGCTACGCGGAAGACCGGGAGGAAGGCGCCAACCTGCAGGACGTCGGCCGACTCGCCTCCGCGTGCCGGGCGCTGGGGCTGCCGCTGGTGGTGGAGCCGCTGGCCGTGGCCCCGGGGAAGCACCTGGTCAACCCCCCCGAGGTGGTCGAGCTCATGGCGCGCATCGCCTGGGAGGCCGGCGCCGACCTGCTGAAGGTGGACTACACCGGCTCGCGCGAGACCTTCAGCCGCGTCGTGCGCGCGGCGGCGGTCCCGGTGCTGGTCCGCGGCGGGCCCCGCACGGAGACAGCGGCGGACGCGCTGGCCATGGTCGCCGAGGCGCTGGAGGCGGGCGCGCGCGGCGTCGTCTTCGGCCGGAACGTCTGGCAGCACGACGACCCGGCGGGGATGGTGCGGGCGCTGCGGCGGATCGTGCACGAGGGCGCCGGGGTCGGGGCAGCGCTGCGCGAGCTGGCCCCCGCCGGCCGGTCCTGA
- a CDS encoding Gfo/Idh/MocA family oxidoreductase — translation MPAVPRRPLGIAVIGYGLMGRVHAHAYRAIPIYYAGQPCPLRLVAVCDVDEARAREGVDQAGFALATTSLREAVERDDVDVVDVCTPNRYHAEAVEAALRAGKHVYCEKPLAYDLAEARRLAALAREAGVKHQVTAEYRFLPAMLRARALVAEGFLGRPFHVRGVYLHSGYVDPDRPLEWRLRREIIGGGVVVDLGPHLLDLMRHLAGEVEAVCADLETFTRTRPLPERPEVRAPVEVEDAAVCLLRFRSGALGTAELTRVATGAEDELRLELHGDRGALAFNLMDPNWLWAYDRTAPPERRGFTRLPTVQYYPPPAAVPSPKFTLGWIRSHVHAQFSFLQAIVEDRPAAPSFDDAVRVHELVDAIYRSAAARRWVTVDA, via the coding sequence ATGCCCGCCGTCCCCCGGCGGCCGCTGGGCATCGCGGTCATCGGCTACGGGCTGATGGGCCGCGTCCACGCCCACGCCTACCGGGCCATCCCCATCTACTACGCCGGGCAGCCCTGCCCGCTGCGGCTGGTGGCCGTCTGCGACGTGGACGAGGCGCGCGCCCGGGAGGGCGTCGACCAGGCCGGTTTCGCCCTCGCCACCACCTCGCTGCGCGAGGCGGTGGAGCGCGACGACGTCGACGTGGTGGACGTCTGCACCCCGAACCGCTACCACGCCGAGGCGGTGGAGGCGGCGCTGCGCGCCGGCAAGCACGTCTACTGCGAGAAGCCGCTGGCCTACGACCTGGCCGAGGCGCGCCGCCTGGCCGCCCTGGCCCGCGAGGCCGGCGTCAAGCACCAGGTCACCGCCGAGTACCGCTTCCTGCCGGCGATGCTGCGGGCCCGCGCGCTGGTGGCGGAGGGGTTCCTCGGCCGCCCCTTCCACGTGCGCGGCGTCTACCTCCACTCGGGCTACGTCGACCCGGACCGGCCCCTGGAGTGGCGCCTGCGCCGGGAGATCATCGGCGGCGGCGTGGTGGTGGACCTGGGGCCGCACCTGCTCGACCTGATGCGCCACCTGGCGGGCGAGGTGGAGGCGGTCTGCGCCGACCTGGAGACCTTCACGCGCACCCGGCCCCTCCCGGAGCGGCCGGAGGTGCGCGCGCCGGTGGAGGTGGAGGACGCCGCCGTCTGCCTGCTGCGCTTCCGGAGCGGCGCGCTGGGGACGGCCGAGCTCACCCGCGTGGCCACCGGCGCCGAGGACGAGCTGCGGCTGGAGCTGCACGGCGACCGGGGCGCGCTGGCCTTCAACCTGATGGACCCCAACTGGCTGTGGGCCTACGACCGCACCGCCCCGCCGGAGCGGCGCGGGTTCACCCGCCTGCCCACCGTGCAGTACTACCCGCCCCCGGCGGCGGTGCCCTCGCCCAAGTTCACGCTGGGGTGGATCCGGTCGCACGTCCACGCCCAGTTCAGCTTCCTGCAGGCCATCGTCGAGGACCGGCCGGCGGCGCCGTCCTTCGACGACGCCGTGCGGGTGCACGAGCTGGTCGACGCGATCTACCGCTCGGCGGCGGCGCGCCGCTGGGTGACGGTGGATGCCTGA
- a CDS encoding sugar kinase yields MPDATCVGVLVADVVVRPVDEWPQRGQLALVQDVAVRSGGLAHTTGVTLAKLGVATAVVGRVGADLFGRFLVDELHRHGVAAYVRTDEEAPTSTTVVAVTSGGERSFLHLVGANGRLVEEDVEDALLRQTRVLHLGGTFILPALDGEPTVRLLRRARGAGCLTSLDVAWDARGRWMALLAPALSHLDILFGNREELGRLTGEEDPPRIAAALRARGVGTVAVKMGEQGAYVDGTGPDGRAWRGHLPAYVVPVVDTTGAGDAFCGGFLAGTLMGWDLERTTRLANAAGALCVTALGGAAGVRPLGETLRFMETAAVRA; encoded by the coding sequence ATGCCTGACGCGACCTGCGTCGGCGTCCTGGTGGCGGACGTGGTGGTCCGGCCGGTGGACGAGTGGCCGCAGCGCGGGCAGCTCGCGCTGGTGCAGGACGTGGCCGTGCGCTCCGGCGGGCTGGCGCACACCACGGGCGTCACGCTGGCGAAGCTGGGGGTGGCCACCGCCGTGGTGGGGCGCGTAGGCGCCGACCTGTTCGGCCGCTTCCTCGTCGACGAACTTCACCGCCACGGCGTGGCCGCGTACGTGCGGACCGACGAGGAGGCGCCGACCTCCACGACCGTGGTGGCCGTGACCTCGGGCGGGGAGCGCTCCTTCCTTCACCTGGTCGGCGCCAACGGGCGATTGGTGGAGGAGGACGTGGAGGACGCGCTGCTGCGCCAGACCCGGGTACTGCACCTCGGGGGCACTTTCATCCTGCCGGCCCTCGACGGCGAGCCCACCGTCCGGCTCCTCCGGCGGGCCCGCGGCGCGGGGTGCCTGACCTCGCTGGACGTGGCCTGGGACGCCCGCGGCCGCTGGATGGCGCTGCTCGCGCCGGCCCTCTCCCACCTCGACATCCTCTTCGGCAACCGGGAGGAACTCGGCCGCCTCACCGGCGAGGAGGACCCGCCGCGCATCGCGGCCGCCCTGCGCGCGCGGGGGGTGGGCACGGTGGCAGTGAAGATGGGCGAGCAGGGCGCCTACGTGGACGGCACCGGCCCGGACGGCCGGGCGTGGCGGGGGCACCTGCCCGCCTACGTGGTGCCGGTGGTCGACACCACCGGCGCCGGAGATGCCTTCTGCGGCGGCTTCCTGGCCGGCACCCTCATGGGGTGGGACCTGGAACGCACCACCCGCCTGGCCAACGCCGCCGGCGCCCTGTGCGTGACGGCGCTGGGCGGCGCCGCCGGGGTGCGTCCACTCGGGGAGACGCTGCGCTTCATGGAGACGGCCGCGGTGCGGGCCTGA
- a CDS encoding aldose 1-epimerase family protein: MSSILLYGRTWTPEALRARVGRMAQLAGATRCILADGPEAGVEAVDVRTGGGLRFLVLPSRGLDIADAEFQGIPLAWRSATGRIHPAFYEPEGRGWLRGFYGGLMVTCGYTTIGAPSEDAGEALGQHGRASYLPAEAVAVEEAWEGETYRIAVRGIVRQAVVFGEHLVVRRTIATALGATWLRLDDEVENAADAPTPFMVLYHVNLGFPLLDEGAEVVTPARTVRPRDAQAAPGLGEHTRVHGPVAGYREQVFYHDIPPGPDGVAEAALVNRALRGGLGLALRWDGRALPRFIQWKMLGQGTYVMGLEPANCLVEGRAAERARGTLQVLEPGERRRLWLELHVLAGSEALDAFVARVKR; this comes from the coding sequence ATGTCCTCGATCCTGCTGTACGGGCGCACCTGGACGCCGGAGGCGCTGCGGGCGCGCGTCGGCCGCATGGCACAGCTGGCCGGCGCCACGCGCTGCATCCTGGCCGACGGCCCGGAGGCCGGCGTGGAGGCCGTGGACGTGCGCACCGGCGGGGGGCTGCGCTTCCTCGTCCTCCCCTCGCGCGGGCTCGACATCGCCGACGCCGAGTTCCAGGGGATCCCGCTGGCCTGGCGGTCGGCCACCGGGCGCATCCACCCGGCCTTCTACGAACCGGAAGGCCGCGGGTGGCTGCGCGGCTTCTACGGCGGGCTCATGGTCACGTGCGGCTACACCACGATAGGCGCCCCTTCGGAGGACGCCGGGGAGGCGCTGGGGCAGCACGGCCGGGCCTCCTACCTGCCGGCGGAGGCGGTGGCGGTCGAGGAGGCGTGGGAGGGCGAGACCTACCGGATCGCCGTGCGCGGGATCGTGCGCCAGGCGGTGGTCTTCGGCGAGCACCTGGTGGTCCGGCGCACCATCGCCACGGCGCTGGGCGCCACCTGGCTGCGTCTCGACGACGAGGTCGAGAATGCCGCCGATGCCCCCACGCCCTTCATGGTGCTCTACCACGTGAACCTGGGCTTTCCGCTGCTGGACGAGGGCGCCGAGGTGGTCACCCCGGCGCGCACGGTGCGGCCCCGGGACGCCCAGGCCGCCCCGGGGCTCGGCGAGCACACCCGCGTGCACGGGCCGGTGGCGGGCTACCGCGAGCAGGTCTTCTACCACGACATCCCGCCGGGACCGGACGGCGTGGCCGAGGCGGCGCTGGTGAACCGGGCGCTGCGCGGGGGGCTCGGGCTGGCCCTGCGCTGGGACGGCCGCGCCCTGCCGCGCTTCATCCAGTGGAAGATGCTCGGCCAGGGGACCTACGTGATGGGGCTGGAGCCGGCCAACTGCCTGGTGGAGGGACGGGCGGCGGAGCGGGCCCGCGGGACGCTGCAGGTGCTGGAGCCCGGGGAACGCCGGCGCCTGTGGCTGGAGCTGCACGTGCTGGCGGGGTCGGAAGCCCTGGACGCTTTCGTGGCCCGGGTCAAGAGATGA
- a CDS encoding hexose kinase, whose amino-acid sequence MLLVLSPNLCVDRVVVVPDFAPGRVHRARAVHVLASGKGMNVARAARALGVEATVVGAVGDDAAGRWFVTDARRQGIALRAVRGRGATRTCTVIVAPGLGETVVNEPGPQADARTADLLRRRVRRLLGQASVLVLTGSLPPGVPATFYRDVIAEAPGRPTVLDTSGEALRQAVAAVPTVLKVNREELATLVGRDLTALGDVVAAAREVPVRDGVVVTLGQAGAVLVRAGRAWMARPPEVRRESAVGAGDSLAAGLAAALLAGQPLVDALRLGVAVAAADVATLLPGTVERAEVDRLLPLVAVEPLGAA is encoded by the coding sequence GTGCTGCTGGTCCTCTCCCCCAACCTCTGTGTCGACCGGGTGGTCGTGGTCCCCGACTTCGCGCCCGGACGGGTGCACCGTGCCCGGGCGGTCCACGTCCTGGCCAGCGGCAAGGGGATGAACGTGGCCCGCGCGGCGCGTGCGCTCGGGGTCGAGGCCACGGTGGTCGGCGCGGTCGGGGACGACGCGGCCGGGCGCTGGTTCGTCACGGACGCGCGACGGCAGGGCATCGCGCTGCGCGCGGTCCGGGGCCGCGGGGCCACCCGGACGTGCACCGTGATCGTCGCGCCGGGGCTGGGCGAGACCGTCGTCAACGAGCCCGGGCCGCAGGCGGACGCACGGACGGCCGACCTGCTGCGGCGGCGGGTGCGCCGCCTGCTCGGCCAGGCGTCCGTGCTGGTCCTGACCGGGAGCCTGCCACCGGGGGTACCGGCGACCTTCTACCGCGACGTCATCGCGGAGGCGCCGGGTCGCCCCACCGTGCTGGACACCAGCGGAGAGGCGCTGCGCCAGGCTGTGGCGGCTGTACCCACGGTCCTCAAGGTGAACCGGGAGGAGCTGGCCACGCTGGTAGGGCGCGACCTGACCGCCCTGGGTGACGTGGTGGCGGCGGCGCGGGAGGTACCGGTGCGGGACGGGGTGGTGGTGACGCTGGGCCAGGCGGGGGCGGTGCTGGTCCGGGCAGGTCGAGCCTGGATGGCCCGGCCGCCCGAGGTGCGGCGCGAGAGCGCGGTCGGGGCCGGAGACAGTCTGGCGGCCGGCCTGGCGGCGGCGCTGCTGGCGGGGCAGCCGCTCGTCGACGCGCTGCGCCTGGGGGTGGCCGTGGCCGCCGCCGACGTGGCCACGCTCCTCCCGGGCACGGTGGAGCGAGCAGAGGTGGATCGCCTGTTGCCGCTGGTGGCAGTCGAGCCGCTCGGCGCCGCCTGA